The following are from one region of the Novosphingobium humi genome:
- a CDS encoding NAD(P)/FAD-dependent oxidoreductase, translating into MTPIHQSDVAIIGGGLMGCSAAFFLRQRGLSVTVLETDKVGRQASGTNFGNVRRQGRPIFQLPLANRAIRIWRDSPQLLGSDVEYLQSGHIRVCFRERPENVGKMEEYAALAREEGLDLELMSANALREKFPWLGPDVLAGSYSATDGHANPRLAAPAFARAAARLGASIIEDTKIVHAEKIGEDFRLTAQDGRRFAAPILLITAGAWAGKIAGWFGEEIPLTPRAPTMSVTEPVPYAIAPAVGVMTPEEVETVYFRQVARGNIVLGGSCRAQSYPDDYRSYVLPQNTMTQFEHLRRLAPALANLQVIRVWSGIEGYTDDALPIMGPSAKVSGLFHAFGFSGSGFQIGPGVGETMAELIATGATDIPLEHYSVTRFAK; encoded by the coding sequence ATGACCCCGATCCACCAGAGCGATGTCGCCATCATCGGCGGCGGTTTGATGGGATGCAGCGCGGCGTTTTTCCTTCGCCAGCGCGGCCTGTCGGTGACGGTGCTGGAAACCGACAAGGTGGGACGGCAGGCCAGCGGCACCAATTTCGGCAATGTGCGCCGTCAGGGCCGCCCGATCTTTCAGCTCCCCCTCGCCAATCGCGCGATCCGCATCTGGCGCGATTCCCCGCAATTGCTGGGCTCGGATGTGGAATATCTGCAAAGCGGCCATATCCGCGTATGTTTCCGCGAGCGCCCGGAAAATGTCGGCAAGATGGAGGAATATGCCGCCCTTGCCCGCGAGGAAGGGCTGGACCTCGAATTGATGTCGGCCAATGCCCTGCGCGAGAAATTCCCGTGGCTGGGGCCGGATGTGCTGGCCGGGTCTTATTCGGCCACGGACGGCCATGCCAACCCGCGCCTTGCCGCGCCTGCCTTTGCGCGGGCGGCGGCGCGGCTGGGGGCCTCGATCATCGAGGACACCAAGATTGTCCATGCCGAAAAGATCGGCGAGGATTTTCGCCTGACCGCGCAGGATGGCCGCCGGTTTGCCGCGCCCATCCTGCTGATCACGGCGGGCGCATGGGCGGGCAAGATCGCGGGCTGGTTTGGCGAGGAAATCCCCCTCACCCCGCGCGCGCCGACCATGAGCGTAACCGAGCCGGTGCCCTATGCCATCGCGCCCGCCGTGGGCGTGATGACGCCCGAGGAAGTCGAAACCGTCTATTTCCGCCAGGTGGCGCGGGGCAATATCGTGCTGGGCGGATCATGCCGGGCGCAATCCTATCCGGATGATTACCGCTCCTATGTCCTGCCGCAAAATACGATGACGCAGTTTGAACATCTGCGCCGCCTGGCCCCCGCTCTGGCCAATCTGCAGGTGATCCGCGTATGGAGCGGGATCGAGGGCTATACCGATGACGCCCTGCCGATCATGGGGCCAAGCGCGAAGGTTTCGGGCCTGTTCCACGCTTTCGGCTTTTCAGGCAGCGGGTTTCAGATCGGGCCGGGCGTGGGCGAAACCATGGCCGAATTGATCGCCACGGGCGCGACCGATATTCCGCTGGAGCATTACAGCGTGACGCGGTTTGCCAAATAA
- a CDS encoding NAD(P)/FAD-dependent oxidoreductase: protein MGDRQVIIVGAGPAGVRAAAAVVRAGLRPIVIDEAARAGGQIYRRPPENFQRDHDALYGTEAARARAIHEDFAALAPHIDYRPETLVWNVSEGHVWAAHEGETQAIPYDALIVCSGASDRVAPIKGWQAAGCYSLGGAQIALKAQGCAIGHRVIFMGSGPLLYLAGAQYVKAGAEVAAVLDTSPFWLRVKAAPKLAAMPELLWQGVKLLRDLKRAGVPVLTGVTPVEIEGEPQTGVSGVTVRHKGAVKHFAGDAVAMGWHVKPEAQIADLARATFAFDPATRQWLPQTDADGRAGHALYLGGDGARVLGARSAEVTGELAAMAALADLGLSVDADRRRWLLAEKANYMRFAKGLAQAFPWPHELVAAIPDEAIVCRCEAVTAATLRASVNSAHAQEANRAKAFSRVGMGRCQGRYCGHASAEIIAAARAVSLEKTGRLRGQAPVKPIPVSLKRNDL from the coding sequence ATGGGCGACCGTCAAGTAATCATCGTCGGCGCAGGCCCCGCCGGGGTGCGCGCAGCGGCCGCCGTGGTCCGCGCCGGGCTGCGCCCCATCGTCATTGACGAGGCCGCGCGCGCCGGGGGCCAGATCTATCGCCGCCCGCCCGAAAATTTCCAGCGCGATCATGACGCGCTCTATGGCACCGAGGCGGCCCGCGCCCGCGCGATCCATGAGGATTTCGCCGCCCTTGCGCCCCATATCGACTATCGCCCCGAAACGCTGGTCTGGAATGTGTCGGAGGGCCATGTCTGGGCCGCGCATGAGGGCGAGACGCAGGCCATTCCTTATGACGCGCTGATCGTGTGCAGCGGGGCCAGCGACCGCGTGGCGCCGATCAAAGGCTGGCAGGCGGCGGGATGCTATTCGCTGGGCGGGGCGCAGATTGCCTTGAAGGCGCAGGGCTGCGCGATCGGACACCGGGTGATCTTCATGGGATCCGGGCCGCTGCTCTATCTGGCCGGCGCGCAATATGTGAAGGCCGGGGCCGAGGTGGCCGCCGTGCTGGACACCTCGCCCTTCTGGCTGCGGGTCAAGGCCGCGCCCAAACTGGCCGCGATGCCCGAACTGCTGTGGCAGGGGGTAAAGCTGCTGCGCGATCTGAAACGCGCGGGCGTGCCGGTGCTGACGGGTGTGACGCCGGTGGAAATCGAGGGCGAGCCGCAGACCGGCGTGTCGGGCGTGACCGTGCGCCACAAGGGCGCGGTCAAGCATTTCGCGGGCGATGCGGTCGCGATGGGCTGGCATGTCAAGCCCGAGGCGCAGATTGCCGATCTGGCCCGCGCGACTTTCGCCTTTGATCCGGCCACGCGCCAGTGGTTGCCCCAGACCGATGCCGATGGGCGGGCGGGCCATGCGCTCTACCTTGGCGGCGATGGCGCCCGCGTGCTGGGCGCGCGCAGCGCCGAGGTGACGGGCGAACTGGCCGCGATGGCGGCGCTGGCGGATCTGGGCCTGTCGGTGGATGCGGATCGCCGCCGCTGGCTGCTGGCCGAAAAGGCAAATTACATGCGTTTTGCCAAAGGTTTGGCACAGGCTTTCCCATGGCCGCATGAACTGGTCGCCGCCATCCCCGACGAGGCCATCGTCTGCCGCTGCGAGGCCGTGACCGCCGCCACTTTGCGCGCCAGTGTTAACTCCGCCCATGCGCAGGAGGCCAACCGGGCGAAAGCCTTCAGCCGCGTGGGCATGGGCCGTTGTCAGGGGCGCTATTGCGGCCATGCCAGCGCCGAAATCATCGCGGCGGCGCGCGCCGTATCGCTGGAAAAGACCGGCCGCCTGCGCGGGCAGGCCCCCGTCAAACCCATCCCCGTCAGCCTGAAGCGGAACGACCTATGA
- a CDS encoding (2Fe-2S)-binding protein produces MTARFRRLVETDRPEVSLTIDGVGVTALLGDTLMVAILTNGDALRTSEFAASELAAPQPGDGRRAGFCLMGACQDCWVWTASGARLRACSTPVENGMDISTHQPEATWATVK; encoded by the coding sequence ATGACCGCCCGTTTCCGCCGCCTTGTCGAAACCGACCGGCCAGAGGTGAGCCTCACCATCGACGGCGTGGGCGTTACCGCTCTTTTGGGCGATACGCTGATGGTGGCGATACTGACCAACGGCGATGCCCTGCGCACCAGCGAGTTTGCCGCAAGCGAACTGGCCGCCCCTCAGCCCGGCGATGGCCGGCGCGCGGGCTTCTGCCTGATGGGCGCGTGTCAGGATTGCTGGGTCTGGACCGCATCGGGCGCGCGCCTGCGCGCCTGTTCGACGCCGGTGGAAAACGGCATGGACATTTCGACGCATCAGCCGGAGGCCACATGGGCGACCGTCAAGTAA
- a CDS encoding ABC transporter ATP-binding protein, with the protein MSAPHIEVSGLTVAVGDVPIVSDISFAVPRGQVLALIGESGSGKSTTALALMGWCRHGGRIAGGTIRVGGMVIEGKSEEELSAIRGRHIAYIAQSAAAAFNPSRRIMAQVIEPALIHRIMTREEAEAKAVDLFRALALPSPETIGERYPHQVSGGQLQRLMAAMALITDPELVILDEPTTALDVTTQVEVLKCFKAALAHCNHGRGATAIYVSHDLAVVAQMADRIAVLLKGRLVEEGPAEQVLTAPRDAYTQVLVNAPHPVPAAPAGDDAAPVLSVRGLTAGYGRVVDGMPQIPVLRDVAFDLPAGGALGIIGESGSGKSTLARVIAGLLPAAQGKVLLNGSALPPRLEDRSLDQFRTVQLVFQNADTALNPAHSVRRILARPLQHYHGLTGSAADRRVAELLDLTRLPPEVIDRPVTKLSGGQKQRVNLARALAAEPKVLLCDEVTSALDTVVGAAILSLIEDLRRDLGLATVFISHDIHAVSALCEKVLVLYGGTPVELATRAAFNGPRHHPYTELLKSSLPTMDPRWLDTTRAPILRGFRIEGLCPFQPRCADAVPGLCDAVPAPVREGDGMRWLCHHSPSFKEPA; encoded by the coding sequence ATGAGCGCGCCTCATATCGAAGTTTCCGGCCTGACCGTGGCCGTGGGCGATGTGCCGATTGTCTCGGACATTTCCTTTGCCGTGCCGCGTGGGCAAGTGCTGGCGCTGATCGGTGAATCCGGTTCGGGCAAGAGCACGACCGCGCTGGCGCTGATGGGATGGTGCCGCCACGGCGGGCGCATCGCGGGCGGCACGATCCGCGTGGGCGGCATGGTCATCGAGGGCAAGAGCGAGGAAGAGCTCTCCGCGATCCGGGGCCGCCATATCGCCTATATCGCCCAAAGCGCGGCGGCGGCCTTCAACCCTTCGCGCCGGATCATGGCGCAGGTGATCGAACCGGCCCTGATCCACCGCATCATGACGCGCGAAGAGGCCGAGGCCAAGGCGGTGGACCTGTTCCGCGCGCTGGCCCTGCCCTCGCCCGAAACGATTGGCGAGCGCTATCCGCATCAGGTGTCGGGCGGGCAATTGCAGCGGTTGATGGCCGCCATGGCGCTGATCACCGATCCCGAACTGGTGATCCTTGACGAGCCGACCACCGCGCTGGACGTGACCACCCAGGTCGAGGTGCTGAAATGCTTCAAGGCCGCGCTGGCCCATTGCAACCATGGCCGGGGCGCCACCGCGATCTATGTCAGCCATGATCTTGCCGTGGTGGCCCAGATGGCCGACCGCATCGCCGTGCTTTTGAAAGGGCGGCTGGTCGAGGAAGGTCCGGCCGAGCAGGTGCTGACCGCGCCGCGCGATGCCTATACGCAGGTGCTGGTCAATGCGCCCCATCCGGTGCCTGCCGCGCCTGCGGGCGATGATGCTGCACCGGTGCTCTCGGTGCGGGGGCTGACGGCGGGCTATGGGCGCGTGGTCGATGGGATGCCGCAAATCCCGGTGCTGCGCGATGTGGCGTTTGATCTGCCTGCGGGCGGCGCGCTGGGCATCATTGGCGAAAGCGGGTCGGGCAAATCGACGCTGGCCCGTGTGATCGCCGGGCTGCTGCCCGCCGCGCAGGGCAAGGTTCTGCTGAACGGCAGCGCCCTGCCGCCACGGCTGGAGGATCGCAGTCTCGACCAGTTCCGCACCGTGCAACTGGTGTTTCAAAACGCCGATACCGCGCTCAATCCGGCGCATAGCGTGCGGCGCATCCTTGCCCGCCCCTTGCAGCATTACCACGGGCTGACAGGCAGCGCGGCGGATCGGCGGGTGGCCGAACTGCTCGACCTGACGCGCCTGCCGCCAGAGGTGATCGACCGGCCCGTTACGAAACTTTCGGGCGGCCAGAAGCAGCGCGTCAACCTTGCCCGCGCGCTGGCGGCCGAACCGAAAGTATTGCTCTGCGACGAGGTGACATCCGCGCTCGATACGGTGGTGGGCGCCGCGATCCTTTCGCTAATCGAGGATCTGCGCCGCGATCTGGGGCTGGCCACAGTGTTTATCAGCCATGACATCCATGCCGTCTCGGCCCTGTGTGAAAAGGTGCTGGTGCTCTATGGCGGTACGCCGGTCGAACTGGCCACGCGCGCGGCGTTCAACGGGCCGCGCCATCATCCCTATACCGAATTGCTCAAATCCAGCCTGCCCACGATGGACCCGCGCTGGCTGGACACCACGCGCGCGCCGATCCTGCGCGGTTTCCGGATCGAGGGGCTTTGCCCGTTCCAGCCGCGCTGCGCCGATGCCGTTCCGGGCCTGTGCGATGCCGTTCCCGCGCCTGTGCGCGAGGGCGATGGCATGCGCTGGCTGTGTCACCATTCCCCCAGCTTCAAGGAACCAGCATGA
- a CDS encoding ABC transporter permease, translated as MKRSISLLTQAPLATRIAAGFVGFWLVLAVAGPWVAPHPVGAFVDQDVFSGLSARFWLGSDYLGRDVFSRLLFGARYTVFLGLGAALIAACCGTSLALWATLSGGMVDEVISRAMDTLISIPSKILALVLVAACGSSLPLLLLICALTYVPGNFRIARALAMNLAALDFVAAARARGERKFAIALHEVLPNMVHPLLADLGLRFVFVVLLLSGLSFLGLGVQPPYADLGSLVRENISGLTEGAPAILAPALAIAVLTVGTNLLIDALKPEDKR; from the coding sequence ATGAAACGCTCGATCTCGCTTTTGACCCAGGCCCCTCTGGCCACGCGCATTGCCGCCGGTTTCGTCGGCTTCTGGCTGGTGCTGGCGGTGGCGGGGCCGTGGGTCGCGCCCCATCCGGTGGGCGCCTTTGTCGATCAGGACGTGTTTTCCGGCCTGTCCGCGCGCTTCTGGCTGGGCAGCGACTATCTGGGCCGCGACGTGTTTTCACGCCTGCTCTTCGGCGCGCGCTATACGGTGTTTCTGGGGCTGGGCGCGGCGCTGATCGCGGCCTGCTGCGGGACTTCGCTGGCGCTCTGGGCCACGCTGTCGGGCGGGATGGTCGATGAGGTCATCTCACGCGCGATGGACACGCTGATCTCGATTCCGTCCAAGATCCTCGCGCTGGTGCTGGTGGCGGCCTGCGGCTCATCCTTGCCGCTCCTGCTGCTGATCTGCGCGCTGACCTATGTGCCGGGCAATTTCCGCATCGCGCGCGCGCTGGCGATGAACCTTGCCGCGCTGGATTTCGTGGCGGCGGCCCGCGCGCGGGGCGAGCGCAAATTCGCCATCGCCCTCCACGAGGTGCTGCCCAATATGGTCCACCCGTTGCTGGCCGATCTGGGGCTGCGCTTTGTGTTCGTGGTGTTGCTGCTTTCGGGTCTGTCGTTTCTCGGCCTTGGGGTTCAACCGCCCTATGCCGATCTCGGCTCGCTGGTGCGCGAAAATATCTCCGGCCTGACCGAGGGCGCGCCCGCCATCCTTGCGCCCGCGTTGGCGATTGCCGTGCTGACGGTGGGGACTAACCTGTTGATTGACGCCCTCAAGCCCGAGGACAAACGATGA
- a CDS encoding ABC transporter permease, with product MSGPKTGNGAAKASLWPLLGRRAGSALLTLLLVSMVIFAIAGLLPGDAAQEALGQSATPEQVAALRHEMGLDQPAPVRYARWLSGMMHGDAGQSLVAGMPVRAIIAERLPNTLMLAGMTAVLAVPLALVMGIAAAIRRGTWIDRAINLASLSMVALPEFLVATVGVLIFSVKLMWLPSIAMVSAEASWSDTLRSCALPILSLTVVVVAQMARMTRAAIADQLDRPYVEMARLKGASLSRVVLGHVLPNCLGPIVNAMALSLSYLMGGAIIVETIFNFPGLASLMVNAVTSRDMPLLQACAMIFCSAYLLLMLVADMVALLANPRLRAQ from the coding sequence ATGAGCGGGCCAAAAACCGGAAACGGGGCGGCCAAAGCCAGCCTGTGGCCCTTGCTGGGGCGGCGGGCGGGATCGGCTCTGCTTACGCTGCTGCTGGTCTCGATGGTGATCTTTGCCATTGCGGGCCTGCTGCCGGGCGACGCCGCGCAGGAGGCTCTTGGCCAGTCCGCCACGCCCGAACAGGTCGCCGCGCTGCGCCACGAAATGGGCCTGGACCAGCCCGCCCCGGTGCGTTACGCGCGCTGGCTGTCGGGCATGATGCATGGCGATGCGGGCCAATCTCTGGTGGCCGGGATGCCGGTGCGCGCGATCATCGCCGAACGCCTGCCCAATACGCTGATGCTGGCGGGCATGACGGCGGTGCTGGCTGTGCCTCTGGCGCTGGTGATGGGCATTGCGGCGGCGATCCGGCGCGGTACATGGATCGACCGGGCGATCAATCTTGCCTCGCTCTCGATGGTGGCGCTGCCCGAATTTCTGGTGGCAACGGTGGGCGTGCTGATCTTTTCGGTCAAGCTGATGTGGCTGCCCTCGATTGCGATGGTGTCGGCCGAGGCTTCGTGGAGCGATACGCTGCGCTCCTGCGCGCTGCCGATCCTGTCGCTGACGGTGGTGGTGGTGGCGCAGATGGCGCGCATGACGCGCGCGGCCATCGCCGACCAGCTTGACCGGCCCTATGTTGAAATGGCGCGTTTGAAGGGCGCCTCGCTCTCGCGCGTGGTGCTGGGCCATGTGCTGCCCAACTGTCTGGGGCCGATCGTGAACGCGATGGCGCTTTCGCTTTCCTATCTGATGGGCGGGGCGATCATTGTCGAAACGATCTTCAACTTTCCGGGGCTGGCCAGCCTGATGGTCAATGCCGTGACCAGCCGTGACATGCCCTTGCTTCAGGCCTGCGCGATGATTTTCTGCTCGGCCTATCTTCTCTTGATGCTGGTGGCCGACATGGTCGCGCTGCTGGCCAACCCAAGGCTGCGTGCGCAATGA
- a CDS encoding ABC transporter substrate-binding protein: MDFSRRAMMLGGLGAGLTGYAPAFGKTMPKRGGSIRVATQSVSTADTLDPAKGALSTDYVRHYMLYSGLTRIGHDLIARPSLAERIESADRITWHIALRRGVHFHQGGELTSADVVFSLLRHKDPGLGSKMASLAEQFAEVRADGRYGVNIRLTGPNADLPAILAQSHFLIVRHGVDRPDGNGTGAFRLAEFKPGIRTVTVRNPDYWVPGKPYLDRVELIAIPDEVSRVNALLAGDVQLVNAVAPLSTRRVEASPAHAIATTPSALYSNLIARMDRLPSGNPDFIAALKHLIDRPLVKRALFRGYATIGNDQPIPPFHPYYNPAIPQTALDLDRAKWHVQRGGFQNVRLPIFCGPAVEGSVDMASVLQEYGARVGLDLAITRVPSDGYWSTHWMRHPLSFGSTNPRPTADLVFSLFYKSDAPWNETGWKNPRFDQLLLAARGETNEANRKAMYGEMQQIVHDRCGSIIPVFINLIDGHDRRLQGLNPLPMGGLMGYQFAEHVWWAA; the protein is encoded by the coding sequence ATGGACTTTTCACGCCGCGCCATGATGCTGGGCGGATTGGGCGCCGGGCTGACGGGCTATGCCCCCGCCTTTGGCAAAACAATGCCGAAACGCGGCGGCTCGATCCGGGTGGCCACGCAATCCGTCTCCACCGCCGACACGCTCGACCCGGCCAAGGGCGCGCTGTCGACCGATTATGTGCGCCATTACATGCTCTATTCGGGCCTGACGCGGATTGGCCATGATCTGATCGCGCGGCCCTCGCTGGCCGAACGGATCGAGAGCGCGGACCGCATCACATGGCATATCGCCCTGCGCCGGGGCGTGCATTTCCATCAGGGCGGCGAACTGACCAGTGCCGACGTCGTCTTTTCGCTGCTGCGCCACAAAGACCCCGGGCTGGGCAGCAAGATGGCCAGCCTTGCCGAGCAATTTGCCGAAGTGCGGGCCGATGGGCGCTATGGCGTCAACATCCGCCTGACCGGGCCGAATGCGGATTTGCCCGCCATTCTGGCGCAGTCGCATTTCCTGATCGTGCGCCACGGGGTGGACCGGCCCGACGGCAACGGCACCGGCGCTTTCCGTCTGGCCGAATTCAAGCCCGGCATCCGCACCGTCACGGTGCGCAACCCCGATTACTGGGTGCCGGGCAAGCCTTACCTTGACCGGGTGGAACTGATCGCCATTCCCGATGAGGTAAGCCGCGTCAATGCGCTGCTGGCGGGCGATGTGCAGCTGGTGAACGCCGTGGCCCCGCTTTCCACGCGCCGGGTCGAAGCCTCGCCCGCCCATGCCATCGCCACCACGCCATCGGCGCTCTATTCAAACCTGATCGCGCGGATGGATCGCCTGCCCAGCGGCAATCCCGATTTCATCGCCGCGCTCAAACATCTGATTGATCGCCCGCTGGTCAAACGCGCGCTGTTTCGCGGCTATGCCACCATCGGCAATGATCAGCCGATCCCGCCGTTCCATCCCTATTACAACCCCGCGATCCCCCAGACCGCGCTCGATCTGGACCGGGCCAAATGGCATGTGCAGCGGGGCGGGTTTCAGAATGTGCGCCTGCCGATCTTTTGCGGCCCGGCGGTCGAGGGTTCGGTCGATATGGCCTCGGTGCTTCAGGAATATGGCGCGCGCGTGGGGCTTGATCTGGCCATCACGCGGGTTCCCTCGGACGGTTACTGGTCCACCCACTGGATGCGCCACCCGCTTTCCTTTGGCAGCACCAATCCGCGCCCGACGGCCGATCTGGTCTTTTCGCTGTTCTACAAATCCGATGCGCCATGGAATGAGACGGGCTGGAAGAACCCCCGTTTCGACCAGTTGCTGCTGGCCGCGCGCGGCGAAACCAACGAGGCGAACCGCAAGGCCATGTATGGCGAGATGCAGCAGATCGTCCATGACCGGTGCGGCTCGATCATTCCGGTCTTCATCAACCTGATCGACGGGCATGACCGGCGGTTGCAGGGGCTGAACCCGCTGCCGATGGGGGGATTGATGGGCTATCAATTTGCCGAACACGTATGGTGGGCGGCATGA
- a CDS encoding NAD(P)/FAD-dependent oxidoreductase, whose translation MTGPVEGRYDAAIIGGGFTGLSAALALAKGGARVALLEGGPVIGAASGRNGGQCNAGTAHDFGALAAAHGVDKARRWYLAHCDAVDTVERLAREEGIACDFRRAGRAKLAAKPEHFTKIEAAYKLLSAEVDPNVSLVDADGLAQEIRAEGFYGALIQHTSAQLHVGRFGVGLAHAAARAGAHIWEQATVTGIRREGAQYRLETPRGTLSASQVLVATGGASPQAPFGWFRRRIVTVGSFAIATAPIDAALVDHLFPGRRNYVTSRIIGNYFRLTADNRLVFGGRARFALSNPASDLKGADILEKAMLRLFPDLAGTQIEHRWGGAIDLTQDRLPRAGEHEGLYYAMGYSGHGVQMATHMGGQMARVMGGDANANPFADLNWPAIPGHLGKPWFLPFVGAYYRVLDYFQ comes from the coding sequence ATGACCGGGCCGGTCGAGGGCCGCTATGATGCGGCCATCATCGGCGGCGGGTTTACCGGCCTGTCGGCGGCGCTGGCTCTGGCCAAGGGCGGGGCAAGGGTCGCGCTGCTCGAAGGGGGGCCGGTGATCGGGGCGGCATCAGGCCGCAACGGCGGGCAATGCAACGCGGGCACGGCGCATGATTTCGGCGCTCTGGCCGCCGCGCATGGCGTGGACAAGGCGCGCCGCTGGTATCTGGCCCATTGCGATGCGGTCGATACGGTCGAACGCCTTGCCCGCGAGGAAGGCATCGCCTGCGATTTCCGCCGCGCGGGTCGCGCCAAACTGGCCGCCAAGCCGGAGCATTTCACCAAGATCGAGGCGGCCTACAAGCTGCTTTCCGCCGAGGTGGACCCCAATGTTTCGCTGGTGGATGCCGATGGTCTGGCGCAGGAGATCCGTGCCGAGGGTTTTTACGGCGCGCTGATCCAGCATACGAGCGCGCAGCTTCATGTGGGCCGGTTCGGGGTGGGCCTTGCCCATGCCGCCGCCCGCGCTGGCGCGCATATCTGGGAACAGGCCACCGTGACGGGCATCCGCCGCGAGGGCGCGCAATATCGCCTTGAAACCCCGCGCGGCACCTTGTCCGCCTCGCAGGTTCTGGTCGCCACCGGCGGGGCCAGCCCGCAGGCGCCCTTCGGCTGGTTTCGCCGCCGCATCGTCACCGTGGGCAGCTTTGCCATCGCCACCGCGCCGATTGACGCCGCGCTGGTCGATCACCTGTTCCCCGGCCGCCGCAATTACGTCACCAGCCGGATCATCGGTAATTACTTCCGCCTGACCGCCGACAATCGTCTGGTGTTTGGCGGGCGGGCGCGCTTTGCCCTGTCCAATCCGGCCTCTGATCTCAAGGGCGCTGATATTCTGGAAAAGGCCATGCTGCGCCTGTTCCCCGATCTGGCGGGCACGCAAATCGAGCATCGCTGGGGCGGCGCGATCGACCTGACGCAGGACCGCCTGCCCCGCGCGGGCGAGCATGAGGGCCTCTATTACGCCATGGGCTATTCGGGCCACGGGGTGCAGATGGCCACTCATATGGGCGGACAGATGGCCAGGGTGATGGGGGGCGATGCCAATGCCAATCCCTTTGCCGACCTGAACTGGCCCGCCATTCCCGGCCATCTGGGCAAGCCATGGTTCCTGCCCTTTGTGGGCGCCTATTATCGCGTGCTGGATTATTTCCAATGA
- a CDS encoding haloacid dehalogenase type II, with translation MTIFTPKFISFDCYGTLIKFHMGDMARQFYGDVIGEEKMPAFIKDFSAYRLDEVLGAWKPYREVIGNALSRTAKKWGVAYDEAYGEAIYQAVPTWGPHPDVPGGLSKIGTKIPLVILSNAMNSQIHDNVAKLGAPFYAVYTAESAQAYKPRMQAFEYMFDQLGWGPEVGMHVSSSFRYDQNTATDLGFGTRVFVGRGHEPSNANYRDVEIPHIGCLPALVGL, from the coding sequence ATGACGATTTTCACTCCCAAGTTCATCAGCTTCGACTGCTATGGCACGCTGATCAAGTTTCACATGGGCGACATGGCGCGCCAGTTCTATGGCGATGTGATCGGCGAGGAAAAGATGCCCGCCTTCATCAAGGACTTCTCGGCCTATCGCCTTGATGAAGTGCTGGGCGCGTGGAAGCCCTATCGCGAAGTGATCGGCAATGCCCTTTCCCGCACCGCCAAAAAATGGGGCGTGGCCTATGACGAAGCCTATGGCGAGGCGATCTATCAGGCCGTGCCCACCTGGGGCCCGCACCCGGATGTACCGGGCGGCCTGTCGAAGATCGGCACCAAAATTCCGCTGGTCATTCTGTCCAACGCGATGAACAGCCAGATCCACGACAATGTGGCCAAGCTGGGCGCGCCTTTCTACGCCGTCTATACTGCCGAGAGCGCGCAGGCCTACAAGCCGCGCATGCAGGCCTTCGAATATATGTTCGACCAGCTCGGCTGGGGGCCTGAGGTGGGCATGCATGTCTCGTCCAGCTTCCGCTATGACCAGAACACCGCAACCGACCTTGGCTTTGGCACGCGCGTTTTCGTCGGGCGCGGGCATGAACCGTCGAACGCCAATTACCGCGATGTCGAAATCCCCCACATCGGCTGTCTGCCCGCTCTGGTGGGCCTCTGA